The segment CCGTGCGGATGGTCCCAGGCGAGCGTGGGCCGATCGGTGTTGCAGGCTCAAGGCCGGCGAAGTCCGCCCGTTCGTCAAAAAAGCCCTCTCCCGCCCCATCTGCAACATCGCAAATCTAAAACGCTTCCGCACCATAGGGGCGGCCCAGTGTGGCCGCCCTTAACCTTTCTGCGAAGATTGACGCCCGGAGCGTATTATCGGCCAATATGGTATACTTCCTGCCCCGCACACCAGGAAGGAGTACCATGAATCGCATCGTCGTCCTGGGCTCGACCGGCTCCGGCAAGACCACAATGGCGAAGCAGCTTTCACAGCGGCTCGGCATCCCGCACATCGAGCTCGACGCCTTTCGCTGGGACCCGAACTGGACAGAGACGACCAACGAGGTCTTCCGCCCCCGCGTCGCCGAGGCGGTGAAGGCCGACGCGTGGATCATGGACGGCAACTACGGGTTCGCGCGCGACCTTAGCTGGCCGATCGCGGATACGGCAGTGTGGCTGGACTACTCCTTCCCCCTGGTATTTATGCGACTCACTCGCCGCATCTTCAGGCGCAGCATCTTCCGCGAGAAGCTGTGGAACGGAAACGTGGAGAGCGGCTGGAAGCACTTCGTGACGAAGGACTCGCTTTACCTGTGGCTCGTCCGCAGCCACTGGCGCAGGCGCCGTCAATTGGCCCAGCTCATGGTTGATCCCCGCTACGCCCACATCCACTTTAACCCGCCTCAAGTCTGCCCGCCAGGCGCGCAAGTGGCTGTCTTCCGTTTCACCCCAGCCCGGCCCCCGGCCTACTCCACCGTGAACGGCAAGTTTCTAACCAGCTTGTCCCCTACCCATACGCGGATAACATATGTCCCCCCGCTGTCAATCGCGCCGAGATCGGTCCTGTTGACGCCGGCCACCAGAGTAGCGGAGTTGTTTGACTTCACCGTCCCCGACCTGCCGCGCTCCTGCAGGCAGAACCGCGTCACGACCTCCGACTTTGCGTCCGTCTCCACTACAACCGCGTCAGTCTTCCCAAACCTCTGCCCGTTCTCACCAATCGGAGGCGAGCCGCTCCCGAACTCCATGCTGGTGAAGAATTGGTCGAAGGCGGCGGTATCCGCGCTACCGGGCCCGCTGCACTCCTGTCTGGTAGGCAGCGGTGTGCCGTTAACGGATTGCGGTGCGCTCTCGCCACACGCGGCTATGGCAAGAAGGGCCAGAAACGTCAGTACCATCGTGGCAGCCGACGGCCGGAGCGACGCGATCATCTTGACCTCCATCGGGCGATATTTGGCCGGAGGGACGCCCAAGTCCCGCGTATCATGCGCCCGGGCGACTCTGGGGTGTAAAGGCGGAACGGCAGCAAGAAACTCGCACATCGCACAAATCCGACCGGATGTCGTATCATCCACTCGCGCGCATTCTGAGACACCGCACGGAGGGACTCATGGCTACTATCGGCAGCGGGAAGTATACCTACGAGATTACCGGCCAGGACTGGGGCAAGCTTCTTGAGGGGTGGTCCTACAAGGAGGCGACGGCCGTAGCCGTGGACGCGAAGGACAATGTATTCGTGTTTGGCCGCGGCAAGCCGTCAGTCATCGTCATGAACAGGGACGGCGAAGTCCTCCGCTCATGGGGCGACGGCCTCTTCACTAACCCCCACGGAATAACCATCGGCCCGGACGGCGCCGTCTACTGCGTGGATGTCGGCGACCATACCGTGCGCAAGTTCACGCCCGAGGGCAAGCTGCTGATGACCCTCGGCACGCCGGGCAAGGCGACGATGGACAAACCCTTCAACCGCCCTTCCCACGCGGCCGTAGACCCGCGCGATGGCAGCCTCTACGTATCGGACGGCTACAACAACGCCCGTGTCCACAAGTTCTCGCCGGACGGCAAGCTGCTGCACTCCTGGGGCCGGTCCGGTACCGACCCCGGCGAGTTCAACATTGTCCACAACGTTGCGGTGGACAGGGAAGGCTGGGTCTACGTCGCGGACCGGGAGAACCATCGCGTACAGGTCTTCGACTCAAAGGGCAAGTTCGAGTCCCAGTGGGTGAATCTTGCGCCAGCGTCGTGTATCTACGTGGATACGCGCGCCGAGCCGGTAGTATACGTGGGCGAGTTCTATGCCGGCCTGCCGGAGTCACCGAGCGGCTACGGCAACTGGACGCAATCTCGCCTTGGCCCGCGCCTTACGGTCCTGGACCGCAAGGGCAAGGTTCTGGCGCGCGTGGGCGACCGGCCCATGGGCCTGGAGACGGGCCAGTTCGTCGCGCCTCACGGCATCGCCGTGGACTCGAAGGGGGACGTGTACGTCGCGGAGGTATCGTTCTCGATCTACGGCTCAAAACAGACGCCGCCGCGCACCGTTCGGTCATTCCAGAAGCTCGTGAGGAAGGGATAGGGTCACCTGCCCCCATGGCTCAAAGAGCAGCGTTGCCCCGGGCTCGGGCAGGTCCACAACCGCCACCTCGCTCCCATCCGCTATGGTGTGCAGGTAACCTGTGATCCGCGGGTCCAGCCTGTCGTAGACCTCAAAATCGGGGATTATCACGCGCGTCACGCGGCTCCCGAGTTGCAGCTCTCCGGAACCGCGTTCCAGGTTCTGCAGGTTGTAGTCCGTGCGCCCGCCGGAGGCCGCGTAAAGGTGGCCCCACTGCCCTTGCAGGTCCCATCCCACGCCATAGACGCCGTACCGCGGCAGGTAGTAGGACGCCTGCCTGAAGCTCCCGCTGAGGGTCGGCATCGTCAGGACTACCGTCGACTCGGCGGGGTACCGACCGATGAACTCGGTCATCGATTTCCAGTGGAGATCGCTGGCGCGCGCGTTGTACTGGCGGAGCCGCCAGTCCTCCACAAACCCGTCCCCCGCGGCGACGTAGACGGCCTCTTTTATCGCCTCGTCGTTCCCGGGAAGAGACATTGCCTGGAGCCTGCCGAAGCTGACGATGTTCGCAACGACAAGCAGGGCGATCGCCCCGGCGCCCGCGTTCGATAGCCTGGGGATGGGGGCGAGAACGCCGAGTGTGGCGCTATTGGGGATGAGCCGGCGCGCGGCGACAGGCTGGAGCCGTTCGCCCGCCAGCATTCGGCCGAGCCAGATGAAGCCGATCGGTAGCACCATGAGCACGTAACCAACCTGCCCTGTATGCACGAGCAGGTACGTGGCCAGGCTGGGGATCGCCCAGAGCAGGAAGAAGCGACTGTCTTCCCGGGACAGCGGCGCAGGCCTCACCCCCGCGATCAGGCAGATCACCCAAACGACCAGCCCAACATTCATCCCGATCGCCAGGCCCACAGCCACCAGGCCCATGTTCTGTATGAGACCTGTCGGGTCCATGGTGAAGATGTATGTCCTGAACCCGACCAGAGACGCGAGGGCCATCGACTCCCTCACATACGCGTCGAGGCCGCCCGACGATACCAGCAGCGGGACCAGCCACGCAGTGTTCAGTGCGACAAACGCCGCGAAGATGCGCGCCCTCGTCTGCCACGGGAAGGCCCAGAGCGTGTACAGCCAGATGGGGACCAGCAGCACCAGACCGCTCTGCCTCAGCGCGCCCAGTAGCGCCAGCAGGAACGTCGCCACAGCCAGGTGTCCCAGTGAAACGCGCTTGCGGGCCACGTAGCACGCCCACAGCGCCGGGATGGCCACCGCGGCTTCGACGGCATACGTCAGCGCCACGGATGAGTAGTACCAGAGCACGGGCGACGTGCCGAAGAGCACGGCCACGGCGAGGGCGTGCCACCGGGGAAGGAAGCTCCTCGCGAGCCCGTAGAGCGCCGCCGTCGCTATGCCCCCGCTGAGGGTGCTCAGGAGCGTGAGCGCTGCATTTGCGTCGCCGGTAAAGGCCATCAGGGCCCGGCCCAGTCCAACATAGCCGATGTATCCGGGCGGGTGCGGCTGGTGGTGGAGAACGTCGAAGTGCTGCAACGCAAGCGCGAAGTTGACCGAGTCCCAGTTGATCAGGTACCCGGCCCGGAAGGGCGCCCTGAGTGCCACAAACGCCAGAGCTATGAGCGCCGCGATCTGCCAGTCCCGTATCTCTGCCCGGCCTGCGAGGCGACGCAACCTGCCCTGGGTGGCTGGTATCTCTGTCTTCTCCGGCGCGGGGGCAATCTCCAGGGTTTTGGCAGTCCATTGCTGAGGTTGGTCCATCAAACGTGACTCATACTCCAGGAAACGGGTTGAGGTGGGCGCGAGCGCGCCATATTTGAACCGTAACATATATGTTAACTACGACTAATCACACGAATCGGCGATTGAGCGCCGGGCAAGGTGTTACCGTTCAATAAGCCGTTGGTGGTATCGACTTCACGGAACAGTTGTGGTGGCGGGTTCAAGCGTTAGCTTCATGATGAAGACGTTATAGTCGCCATAGAATGTGGACATGGCAAAATACACGTCGGACCCTTCGATATGGGGAAGCATGAGCGGGCCGTACAGGGAATGGTAGTCATCGGAGTGAACGACAGGGCGCTCGTCGCCCCACGGTCCGGTGAGCGAGTCCGCAGTCCGCAGAACAATGTTGTGCGTAACCTCGTTCAGGTACATCATCAGCCACTTTTCGTGGTATTCGCTCCAGCGGACCGAGAGCTCCCCGACCGGCCAACCGACCACCTCCGCGGCTTCAGCCGGCTCGCGCGTCCAGGCGGCGCCGTTCCAGTACTCATACCGGTCATACTCCAGGAGCTGCTCCCCGGGCACGCGAAACAGCTTCAGCGGCCCGAAACGGCTTGCGCCGGTGCCGAAGACGTAGATGTTCCCCTCATGCTCCACCATTGAGACCATGGCGTAGGGCGAGTTCCCTATCCACCTGGCAGTCTCGTGCTTGGTCCACGTGTTGCCCATGTCATCAGAGAACGCAAAGCCCGACCCGTTCACGACGGGTATCTTGTATCCCCACCATTGCTCTTCCCAGTCCTTTACCAACATGTAGTGGATGTACATCCGGCCCCCGAACGCGATGGCCGAAGTGGGCACGGCCGTGTACTCTTCCTTTGGCTTTTTGAGCGCTGAGATAAGCTCCTTCGCGTTGCCGTCCGCCCCTTTCAGCATGTCGGTCACGATGTAGCCTGCTTCCGGGTGGCGCTCCACTATCCCCAGCGTGCTGGTGCGCCATTGCGCGCCTTCTACGCCGTCCCGCCCCCACGTATCCCCGAAGACCATATTAATGCGGCCGTCCATCTCAAAACTGATGCCGAGGTCCGTTCCGACAACGTTCCACCGCTCGTCGGTCTTCCCGGCCGAGCCGCGGCCCGTAAGTTTCGACACTAGCCTCGGATTCTTTACCACGAGGCCGGGAGTAAGCAGGGCAAGAGTGCTGGTTGTGCTGGTGGAGGCAGTGGCGGGCGCCATTGGAGCGGGGCTCGGAGTCGGGGGAGCGGCGGTCGGGCCGGCTGAGGGAATGAGGGGCCCCGGCGTTGCGGCATCAACCGGCGCGGGCCCAGGTGTGGCTGTCGGAGGGGGCTCTGTTGGAGTCGGGACAGTCTGCGTTGCCTCGGGCGATGGGCGTGACGACACCGGAATAAAGGCGGGATATCGGGTCGGTGTGATGGGGATGGGCGCGGAGACGGAGCTCCTGCCCATGGGGGCGTGCGAAGGTATAGTCTTGGCTGTCAGGCCTATCTCGTTGCTGACGGCTATCGCTGCCCCCACCCCGATAGAAAGCATCCCCGCCGCAAGCAGACCCAGCCGCCTCCGCATCAACCGCCACCTCACAACAAAGCGATCACATATCCACTTTAGCAAAGAAATGGGCGCACTGGGTTAGACTACAAGGGCAGGCCATGGGGGTGTTTACCCGGTGCGTTCAGCGAGGGTGACTACGGCGGTGTTGATCTGGCCGGCGCGGATGTACTCCACCTGCACATGGTCTCCTACCTTGTAAGACCAGAGCACGTGCAGCCACGTCTCCACGTCCGGCGTCTGGAAGCCGTCTATCCGCGTGATGACGTCGCCTATGCGGATACCGGCAGTGTAGGCCGGCCCCGTGCGGGAGATCTGCGTCACAATCACGCCCTCGCGCACAGGCAGCCGCAGCTCATTTGCGATGGCGCTCGTGACGTCCTGGCCGTCGAAGCCTATCGACGGGCGCACCACGCGCCCGAAGTTGATGAGGCTCTCTATCACGGGCACGGCGGTATCCGCGCTGACTGCAAAGCCCAGACCGGTCTGGCGCAGGATTGCCTGCGTGACGCCCACCACGTTGCCGTTCATGTCTATCAGCGGGCCACCGCTGTTGCCGTCGTTGATCGCGGCGTCCGTCTGGATGAGCCCGTAGAAGGACCCGGCCTCGGTGTTGATCGTCCGGTTGAGGCCGCTGACGATGCCCAGCGTTACCGTGGGCCCGCCCTTCAAGGAGAGCGCGTTACCGATGCTCAGGACCCAGTCCCCTACCCTCATCTTGTCATTGTTGGCAAAAGTGGCGGCCGGCAGGTTGTCCGCCTCAATCTTGAGTATGGCAATGTCGGTGACCGAGTCCCGGCCGACGAGGCGCGCCGTGTAAGACTGGCCGGTCGGCAGGTTGACAATGATCTCTCTTGCGCCGGAGATCACATGGTTGTTGGTAACGATGTAGCCGTTAGGACGGATGATGAAGCCGGAGCCCGCCCCCTCCTCGCTGTAGAGCGTGTAGAGTCCGCTCACGAGCGATCTCACGCTGATGGACACGACCCGCGGCTCAACGCTGTCCACCAGGTCGGCGATTGAAGGGAGGGCGGTTAATGCAGCCAGCGGCGGCATCTGTCCAGTCGATTGTCCAAGCGACGCGGCGGGCTGGGTGGGAGCAGGCGTGGGAGCGGCCGGCGCTGCGGGGACGGTGGTGGCGGTGGGAGGTGGCAGCGGCGTAGAAGTCGGCGGGACGGTCGTCCCGCACCCGGTGGCCGCGATAACAAGAAGCCCGATAGCGATTGCTACCAGGCTGGCGATTCTACGCTGGGCCGGGTTTTTCGACGACCTTGAGCCGTACACGGAAGAATCCTGTACAAAGGAGTTTCAGGCTGTGCATCTCCCGCGGGATACTCGCCACGTAGGACGCATACCGCGATGTTACAAGGGCCCCGAACAACACAATCATAGCCGAGAGGTATACCCAGGTCAACAAAGTCAGGAGCGCGCTCACGGAGCCGTAGAGCACATGGAAGCTTGGGTATGTTCTCACGAACCAGATGAACCCTGAATTGGCCAGATCGAACGCCACCGACGCCAGCAGCGCGCCCGGCCAGACATGGCCCATCGGCACCCTTGTGTTCGGGAGGTAGCTGTACAGTATTAAGAACGTAAGGAAGGACAGTCCGGGTAGTAGCAGCCTGTCCAGCCACCCCCACATGAAGGTGTTGAAGAACTCGGACTCCGGCGCGACGATCATGACTAGACTGTGAAGCGCCGCCATTGCGGGTCCGGTGAGCAGGAACAGACCGACTATCACGGCCGCGCCGATTACGAGAGCGAAATCAATGAGCCGCTCTTTCAGGAAGGGCCGCGTCTTCTTGATCCCCCAAGCGGCGTTGATCCCCTTGCGGATCGCACCGAAGACCGTGGTGGCTACCCACAGAAGGCCGAGAATACTCGCGATTCCTGTTATCGCCCTTGCCCGAATTATGCTCTCCATCGTGTCGTTCACGAACTGGCTTGAGACGGGCATCAAATGGGCAATGCTGCGGGCCAGGTTGAGCTGCTCTTGCTCAGCTCCAGGACCCAGGCCATAGGCCGAGGCGGCCACTATCGCCAGGAAAAGCGGGAAGATTGAAAACAGTGTGTAAAAGGAGATAGCCCCGGCTATATAGGGGCAGTTCTTATCCAGAAAATCGTTGACCGTGTCGATGAGGAAAAGGACGAACCTGACTGCCGGCAAACCGCGCTCCGTGACGGCGGAATTTGTCAACATAGAATGGCATGTTCCGTCACGATACTACCCCCAAGTCGATACCCTGTCAAGGCGAACGTGGGTCATCCGGGCGGGCTGCTACCTTGTTGCACAGGCTTCGTCAGGCGGCATACAATGCCGCCAGCGACCGAGAAATTTCCCCTCCAGGAGCAGAATATGCCATCCATACAGATCCTCGATTCGGGCAGGATCGACGAGCGCGAGTCCGCTTTTCCCCAGTGCGCGCAGATGCCGAACGGCGACATCGTGTGCGGCTACTGCTGGGGCGCCGGCGCGAGCGGCACAGGCTCGTCGGACTGGTCGCGCTCGACGGACGGCGGCAAGACATGGACGCGTGAAGGGACACTCCTGGCCAAGACGGACAGCACCGGCAACCACCTCAAGATAAGCGGCTCCGCAGACGGCAAGACGCTCTTTGCCTACGGCGGGCGGAACTACCGCGAGCCCGCGGAGAGGTTCGGGGACGGCAGGACCGAGGCGGTGTTCGTGAAGTCCACCGACGGCGGCAAGACATGGTCGGGGCCTCAGGCCGTGCCGATGATGGGCTTCAACCCTATCGAGGTCTCGCACGGCATCCTGGCGCTCAAGAGCGGCAGGCTCCTGGCGCCGTGCGCGACGCTCCCCAAGGGCAAGCTTGGCGAGCAGATTTTGGCGGCAGTGTCCGACGACGGTGGCAAGACGTGGCCGCGCCACGCTGTTGTAATGAAGGATCCCAACGGCAAGAACGGCTACTTTGAACAGAAGCTGGCGGAGTACGCGCCGGGGAAGCTCATCGCCACCGCCTGGACCGTGACCCTCAGCGACGTGGCAGACCTAGAGAACAGCTACACCCTTTCGAGCGACGACGGCCTCACCTGGTCTGCCCCCGTTTCAACCGGCATACGCGGCCAGACGATGTCCACCCTGCCGCTCGGCGGCGACCGGCTGCTGGTGCTCTACAACAAGCGGTACGGCGACCAGAAGATCGTCATGCACCTGGTTACGTTCACGGACAAGAAGTGGACTATCCACGCCGAAGAGACCTTGTACGACGCGAAGGCCAAGCACGAGAAGCCGAAGGATATCAAGACGGGCGTGGACGAGCTTGCGGCCTTCAAGTTCGGCTTCCCCACGGCGGTCCGCCTCAAGGACGGCACAATCCTCGCCACCAACTGGTCGCAGGAGAGCGGCAAGACCGGCATCCGCTGGACTAAGCTCAAGGTGAGCTGGTAGGGGGTTAGAGGCCCGCATCGAAGGTTGAGAAGACAAAGGGACGGGCTATCAGCTCGTCCCTTTGTCTTCTGCCAGTTGCAGAATCCTTTTCACGAAGTCGTCTTTGGCGTTGGAGTATGCGATGCGGTCATTGCCGAGCCGTGCCACAAGCTCCTGCTTCAGCGCGACACACTGGTCAAACGCATCACGATGGGTGCTAAGGTAGTCGCGGAATGCCACGCGCTTGCGCCAGCCTTCGCTCTTTAGCTCCCACGTGTGAATCTGGTGCGTTCTCGGCAGGCTGCTCATCGAAGGCTTCTAGAAGTAGAGGTGGTCAGGCTCGCCCTCAAAAACGGATCCTCTGCTGCGGTAACCGAGCGCTTCCAGCGGAGCAATGCATTTGCTGTGATCCTCCAGCATGGGGATTACCACGACGATATCCATAGTCGGCTTTGCGGGCATGCCGGGTATTGACGTGCTGCCAATGTGGTGAATTTGTAGTGCAAGCGGGCCAAGGCCCGTCTGAATGGCCGTCCTCTCCGCGAAAAACAGATTGGGCCATTCCGGCGCGTAGGGAACGAGCACGGCCTTCCCTGGCGGAGTTCCGAGTATTGTGCTAGTGTCCATGCCGTAGTTCCCCGTCTGAGAGCGCCGCCTCGATGGCCTTGATCAGCGCCCGCGCGGACTCTGCGCTCAGCTCCACGGAGACGCGCGCCGAAGCGCCGCGCTCGGGGTTCGTGAAGTCGATGATGAGCGCTTCGTCCATCTGCGCGTGGTAGGG is part of the SAR202 cluster bacterium genome and harbors:
- a CDS encoding DUF4185 domain-containing protein; translated protein: MAPATASTSTTSTLALLTPGLVVKNPRLVSKLTGRGSAGKTDERWNVVGTDLGISFEMDGRINMVFGDTWGRDGVEGAQWRTSTLGIVERHPEAGYIVTDMLKGADGNAKELISALKKPKEEYTAVPTSAIAFGGRMYIHYMLVKDWEEQWWGYKIPVVNGSGFAFSDDMGNTWTKHETARWIGNSPYAMVSMVEHEGNIYVFGTGASRFGPLKLFRVPGEQLLEYDRYEYWNGAAWTREPAEAAEVVGWPVGELSVRWSEYHEKWLMMYLNEVTHNIVLRTADSLTGPWGDERPVVHSDDYHSLYGPLMLPHIEGSDVYFAMSTFYGDYNVFIMKLTLEPATTTVP
- a CDS encoding PDZ domain-containing protein translates to MYGSRSSKNPAQRRIASLVAIAIGLLVIAATGCGTTVPPTSTPLPPPTATTVPAAPAAPTPAPTQPAASLGQSTGQMPPLAALTALPSIADLVDSVEPRVVSISVRSLVSGLYTLYSEEGAGSGFIIRPNGYIVTNNHVISGAREIIVNLPTGQSYTARLVGRDSVTDIAILKIEADNLPAATFANNDKMRVGDWVLSIGNALSLKGGPTVTLGIVSGLNRTINTEAGSFYGLIQTDAAINDGNSGGPLIDMNGNVVGVTQAILRQTGLGFAVSADTAVPVIESLINFGRVVRPSIGFDGQDVTSAIANELRLPVREGVIVTQISRTGPAYTAGIRIGDVITRIDGFQTPDVETWLHVLWSYKVGDHVQVEYIRAGQINTAVVTLAERTG
- a CDS encoding YihY/virulence factor BrkB family protein, which translates into the protein MLTNSAVTERGLPAVRFVLFLIDTVNDFLDKNCPYIAGAISFYTLFSIFPLFLAIVAASAYGLGPGAEQEQLNLARSIAHLMPVSSQFVNDTMESIIRARAITGIASILGLLWVATTVFGAIRKGINAAWGIKKTRPFLKERLIDFALVIGAAVIVGLFLLTGPAMAALHSLVMIVAPESEFFNTFMWGWLDRLLLPGLSFLTFLILYSYLPNTRVPMGHVWPGALLASVAFDLANSGFIWFVRTYPSFHVLYGSVSALLTLLTWVYLSAMIVLFGALVTSRYASYVASIPREMHSLKLLCTGFFRVRLKVVEKPGPA
- a CDS encoding exo-alpha-sialidase — its product is MACSVTILPPSRYPVKANVGHPGGLLPCCTGFVRRHTMPPATEKFPLQEQNMPSIQILDSGRIDERESAFPQCAQMPNGDIVCGYCWGAGASGTGSSDWSRSTDGGKTWTREGTLLAKTDSTGNHLKISGSADGKTLFAYGGRNYREPAERFGDGRTEAVFVKSTDGGKTWSGPQAVPMMGFNPIEVSHGILALKSGRLLAPCATLPKGKLGEQILAAVSDDGGKTWPRHAVVMKDPNGKNGYFEQKLAEYAPGKLIATAWTVTLSDVADLENSYTLSSDDGLTWSAPVSTGIRGQTMSTLPLGGDRLLVLYNKRYGDQKIVMHLVTFTDKKWTIHAEETLYDAKAKHEKPKDIKTGVDELAAFKFGFPTAVRLKDGTILATNWSQESGKTGIRWTKLKVSW
- a CDS encoding GrpB family protein, coding for MSSLPRTHQIHTWELKSEGWRKRVAFRDYLSTHRDAFDQCVALKQELVARLGNDRIAYSNAKDDFVKRILQLAEDKGTS
- a CDS encoding GrpB family protein, producing MDTSTILGTPPGKAVLVPYAPEWPNLFFAERTAIQTGLGPLALQIHHIGSTSIPGMPAKPTMDIVVVIPMLEDHSKCIAPLEALGYRSRGSVFEGEPDHLYF